One genomic region from Enterobacter hormaechei ATCC 49162 encodes:
- a CDS encoding DUF2950 family protein produces MKRQLLSGMVLFMVSATVMAQQSFSSPEQATSALASAISEQNESAMNNLLGENWRDFLPPEGVDPDAVDRFLRDWKVRHNTVVEGDTAHLVVGDSGWQLPIPVIKTASGWQFDIKEGAEEILTREIGRNELAAIEALHAYVVAQQSYFAMNQTYAQKIVSSEGKKDGLYWPVSPGEAPSPLGPAFSPKEPGAGYHGYRFRILPDNNGFAMVAWPVSYGQSGVMSFMINQDDKVYQSNLGGESARKAQALTMYRPDTSWQPVAP; encoded by the coding sequence ATGAAACGTCAATTACTCAGTGGAATGGTGTTGTTCATGGTCTCGGCGACCGTCATGGCCCAGCAATCGTTCAGTTCACCAGAACAGGCGACCAGTGCGCTGGCAAGCGCCATCAGCGAGCAAAACGAAAGTGCCATGAACAACCTGCTCGGTGAAAACTGGCGCGATTTTCTGCCGCCCGAAGGCGTTGATCCTGATGCGGTCGATCGCTTCCTGCGCGACTGGAAAGTGCGTCATAACACCGTTGTCGAAGGGGATACGGCGCATCTTGTGGTCGGAGACAGCGGCTGGCAGCTTCCCATTCCGGTAATCAAAACCGCCTCCGGCTGGCAGTTTGACATCAAAGAAGGGGCCGAGGAGATCCTCACCCGCGAAATTGGGCGTAACGAACTCGCCGCCATTGAAGCCCTGCATGCCTACGTGGTTGCTCAGCAGAGCTACTTTGCGATGAACCAGACATACGCGCAGAAGATAGTCAGTTCTGAAGGGAAAAAGGACGGGCTGTACTGGCCCGTTTCGCCTGGCGAAGCGCCAAGTCCGCTTGGCCCGGCGTTCAGTCCGAAAGAGCCAGGTGCGGGATACCACGGCTATCGCTTCCGCATCCTGCCAGATAATAACGGCTTTGCGATGGTGGCCTGGCCGGTTAGTTACGGCCAGTCAGGAGTGATGAGTTTTATGATCAATCAGGATGACAAAGTGTACCAGAGCAATCTCGGCGGTGAGTCAGCCAGGAAAGCCCAGGCATTGACCATGTACAGACCCGATACATCCTGGCAACCCGTTGCGCCTTGA
- the aceF gene encoding pyruvate dehydrogenase complex dihydrolipoyllysine-residue acetyltransferase, with protein MAIEINVPDIGADEVEITEILVKVGDKVEAEQSLITVEGDKASMEVPSPQAGIVKEIKVSVGDKTETGKLIMIFDSADGAAAAAPAQEEKKEAAPAAAAPAAAAAAKEVNVPDIGGDEVEVTEILVKVGDTVAAEQSLITVEGDKASMEVPAPFAGTVKEIKINTGDKVSTGSLIMIFEVAGAEGAAAPAKAEAAPAQAAAPAAAGGAKDVNVPDIGGDEVEVTEVMVKVGDKVAAEQSLITVEGDKASMEVPAPFAGTVKEIKISTGDKVSTGSLIMVFEVEGAAPAAAPAAAAAPAPAAAPAQAAKPAAAPAAKAEKSEFAENDAYVHATPLIRRLAREFGVNLAKVKGTGRKGRILREDVQAYVKDAVKRAEAAPAAAAGGGIPGMLPWPKVDFSKFGEIEEVELGRIQKISGANLSRNWVMIPHVTHFDKTDITDLEAFRKQQNAEAEKRKLDVKFTPVVFIMKAVAAALEQMPRFNSSLSEDGQKLTLKKYINIGVAVDTPNGLVVPVFKDVNKKSITELSRELTTISKKARDGKLTAGEMQGGCFTISSIGGLGTTHFAPIVNAPEVAILGVSKSAMEPVWNGKEFVPRLMMPISLSFDHRVIDGADGARFITIINNMLSDIRRLVM; from the coding sequence ATGGCTATCGAAATCAATGTACCGGACATCGGGGCTGATGAAGTTGAAATCACCGAGATCCTGGTCAAAGTGGGCGACAAAGTTGAAGCTGAACAGTCGCTGATTACCGTAGAAGGCGACAAAGCCTCTATGGAAGTCCCGTCTCCTCAGGCTGGCATCGTTAAAGAGATCAAAGTCTCTGTTGGCGATAAAACCGAGACTGGCAAACTGATCATGATTTTCGATTCCGCCGACGGTGCAGCAGCTGCTGCACCTGCGCAGGAAGAGAAGAAAGAAGCCGCTCCGGCCGCCGCTGCTCCAGCCGCTGCCGCGGCAGCGAAAGAAGTGAACGTGCCTGACATCGGCGGTGACGAAGTAGAAGTCACTGAAATCCTGGTGAAAGTGGGCGACACCGTTGCGGCTGAGCAGTCACTGATCACCGTAGAAGGCGACAAAGCCTCTATGGAAGTACCTGCACCGTTCGCCGGTACCGTTAAAGAGATCAAAATCAACACCGGTGACAAAGTGTCCACGGGTTCCCTGATCATGATTTTCGAAGTGGCGGGCGCTGAAGGCGCTGCGGCTCCAGCGAAAGCGGAAGCTGCTCCGGCACAGGCTGCTGCACCAGCAGCGGCTGGCGGCGCGAAAGACGTTAACGTACCGGACATCGGCGGTGACGAAGTTGAAGTGACCGAAGTGATGGTGAAAGTGGGCGACAAAGTTGCCGCTGAACAGTCACTGATCACCGTAGAAGGCGACAAAGCTTCTATGGAAGTGCCTGCGCCGTTCGCGGGTACTGTTAAAGAGATCAAAATCAGCACCGGCGACAAAGTGTCTACCGGCTCTCTGATCATGGTCTTCGAAGTGGAAGGCGCGGCGCCTGCCGCCGCTCCAGCTGCCGCGGCTGCTCCGGCACCGGCTGCTGCACCGGCTCAGGCTGCTAAACCAGCGGCTGCCCCTGCTGCGAAAGCAGAAAAATCAGAGTTCGCTGAAAACGACGCTTACGTCCACGCTACCCCGCTGATTCGCCGCCTGGCGCGCGAATTCGGTGTGAACCTGGCGAAAGTGAAGGGTACAGGCCGTAAAGGTCGCATCCTGCGCGAAGACGTTCAGGCTTACGTGAAAGACGCGGTGAAACGCGCCGAAGCTGCACCTGCGGCAGCCGCTGGCGGCGGTATCCCGGGCATGCTGCCATGGCCGAAAGTGGACTTCAGCAAGTTCGGTGAAATCGAAGAAGTGGAGCTGGGCCGTATCCAGAAAATCTCTGGTGCGAACCTGAGCCGTAACTGGGTGATGATCCCGCACGTTACCCACTTCGACAAAACCGATATCACCGATCTGGAAGCGTTCCGTAAGCAGCAGAACGCCGAAGCTGAGAAGCGTAAGCTGGACGTGAAATTCACCCCAGTGGTCTTCATCATGAAAGCGGTTGCCGCTGCCCTTGAGCAGATGCCACGCTTCAACAGCTCCCTGTCCGAAGATGGCCAGAAGCTGACGCTGAAGAAATACATCAACATCGGTGTTGCGGTTGATACGCCAAATGGTCTGGTTGTTCCGGTCTTCAAAGACGTGAACAAGAAGAGCATTACCGAGCTGTCCCGTGAACTGACCACCATCTCCAAAAAAGCGCGTGATGGTAAGCTGACTGCCGGCGAAATGCAGGGCGGCTGCTTTACTATCTCCAGCATCGGCGGCCTGGGTACCACCCACTTCGCGCCGATTGTTAACGCGCCGGAAGTGGCTATCCTCGGTGTGTCCAAGTCCGCGATGGAGCCGGTGTGGAATGGCAAAGAGTTCGTGCCGCGTCTGATGATGCCAATCTCTCTGTCCTTCGACCACCGCGTGATCGACGGGGCTGATGGTGCGCGTTTCATCACCATCATCAACAACATGCTGAGCGACATTCGCCGCCTGGTGATGTAA
- a CDS encoding DUF3300 domain-containing protein, giving the protein MKLPFKPHLLVLLCSAGLFAASGVMFVKSRATEPVAPAPIAQQPAAPATPAAAQPAPVVTPTYTAAQIDQWVAPIALYPDALLSQILMASTYPSNVIQAAQWSKDNPKMEGDAAIQAVASQPWDPSVKSLVAFPQLMSLMGENPPWVQNLGDAFLAQPKDVMDSVQRLRLLAQQTGALQSTPQQTVTTVTKPAPAKTTSTTATETTTSPTVIKIESADPQVVYVPTYNPNTVYGTWPNTTYPPVYLPPSPGEQFTDSLVKGLGFSLGVATTYAIFSNIDWDDDDDWDHHHDDWDNRGGYNHNGDNNININVDNFNRISGQHLTDINRTWQHNPAYREGVPYPNNQLANRFHSTNTATGLSATQQKPVNRDSQRQAALSQMEKSTGKTLPHTGSRDAQRLASTQQLKQISQRNNYRGYDTRPQTVKRASAPQREHHQAAVHRQEKRVSQTVQQPARLHRANALSGNDSRSANWQAQQQRGAQSRQLVTRQHQPRQLTGERAERHEFRHR; this is encoded by the coding sequence ATGAAGTTGCCCTTTAAGCCACATCTGCTTGTCCTTCTGTGCAGTGCCGGGCTGTTTGCCGCCTCTGGCGTGATGTTTGTCAAAAGCCGTGCAACGGAGCCTGTTGCACCGGCCCCCATCGCACAACAACCGGCAGCACCGGCTACGCCTGCTGCGGCACAGCCCGCCCCAGTCGTCACGCCAACTTATACTGCGGCGCAAATCGATCAGTGGGTTGCTCCCATTGCGCTCTACCCGGATGCCCTGCTGTCGCAGATCTTAATGGCGTCCACCTACCCGTCTAACGTTATCCAGGCAGCGCAGTGGTCCAAAGACAACCCTAAAATGGAAGGAGACGCTGCGATTCAGGCCGTTGCCAGCCAGCCCTGGGATCCCAGCGTAAAATCGCTGGTCGCGTTCCCTCAGCTGATGTCGCTGATGGGTGAAAACCCGCCGTGGGTACAAAATCTGGGCGATGCGTTTCTCGCACAGCCGAAGGACGTGATGGATTCGGTGCAACGCTTGCGCCTGCTGGCACAACAAACCGGTGCGCTGCAATCCACGCCGCAGCAGACGGTCACCACCGTAACGAAGCCCGCACCGGCAAAAACAACATCAACAACGGCAACGGAAACAACCACCAGCCCGACCGTTATTAAGATCGAGTCCGCCGATCCGCAGGTGGTTTACGTCCCCACCTATAACCCGAATACGGTTTACGGTACATGGCCCAACACCACTTACCCGCCGGTGTATCTGCCGCCCTCCCCCGGCGAGCAATTCACCGACAGCCTGGTCAAAGGTTTAGGTTTCAGCCTCGGGGTCGCAACAACCTATGCCATCTTCAGCAATATCGACTGGGATGATGACGATGACTGGGATCATCACCATGATGACTGGGATAATCGCGGCGGCTATAACCACAACGGTGACAACAACATCAATATTAACGTTGATAACTTCAACAGAATCAGCGGGCAGCATCTCACCGATATCAATCGCACCTGGCAGCACAATCCGGCCTATCGTGAGGGCGTTCCGTACCCAAATAACCAGCTGGCTAACCGTTTCCACTCCACAAATACCGCCACCGGCCTGAGCGCAACGCAGCAAAAGCCGGTTAATCGCGACAGCCAGCGCCAGGCCGCGCTCAGCCAGATGGAGAAATCAACGGGGAAAACTCTCCCGCACACAGGCTCGCGGGATGCTCAGCGTCTGGCCTCGACGCAGCAGTTAAAGCAGATTTCGCAGCGCAATAACTACCGTGGGTATGACACCAGGCCGCAGACCGTAAAACGCGCGAGTGCGCCGCAGCGTGAACATCATCAGGCTGCCGTGCACAGACAGGAGAAGCGGGTTTCACAGACGGTACAGCAGCCAGCCAGGCTGCATCGGGCCAATGCCCTGAGCGGCAACGACAGCCGCTCCGCGAACTGGCAGGCGCAGCAGCAGCGCGGGGCACAAAGCCGGCAGCTCGTTACTCGTCAACATCAGCCGCGCCAGCTCACTGGCGAACGCGCTGAACGCCATGAATTCCGTCATCGTTAA
- the lpdA gene encoding dihydrolipoyl dehydrogenase, translating to MSTEIKTQVVVLGAGPAGYSAAFRAADLGLETVIVERYNTLGGVCLNVGCIPSKALLHVAKVIEEAKALAEHGIVFGEPKTDIDKIRTWKEKVITQLTGGLAGMAKGRKVKVVNGLGKFTGANTLEVEGENGKTVINFDNAIIAAGSRPIELPFIPHEDPRVWDSTDALELKTVPERLLVMGGGIIGLEMGTVYHALGSKIDVVEMFDQVIPAADKDIVKVFTKRISKKFNLMLETKVTAVEAKEDGIYVSMEGKKAPSEPQRYDAVLVAIGRVPNGKNLDAGKAGVEVDDRGFIRVDKQLRTNVPHIFAIGDIVGQPMLAHKGVHEGHVAAEVIAGMKHYFDPKVIPSIAYTEPEVAWVGLTEKEAKEKGISYETATFPWAASGRAIASDCADGMTKLIFDKETHRVIGGAIVGTNGGELLGEIGLAIEMGCDAEDIALTIHAHPTLHESVGLAAEVFEGSITDLPNAKAKKK from the coding sequence ATGAGCACAGAAATCAAAACTCAGGTCGTAGTACTTGGGGCAGGCCCGGCAGGTTACTCCGCAGCATTTCGCGCCGCGGATTTAGGTCTGGAAACCGTCATCGTAGAACGTTACAACACCCTCGGCGGTGTTTGTCTGAACGTCGGCTGTATCCCTTCTAAAGCGCTGCTGCACGTAGCGAAAGTTATCGAAGAAGCCAAAGCGCTGGCTGAACACGGTATCGTCTTCGGCGAGCCGAAAACCGATATCGACAAAATTCGTACCTGGAAAGAGAAAGTTATCACTCAGCTGACCGGCGGTCTGGCGGGTATGGCCAAAGGCCGTAAAGTGAAAGTGGTAAACGGTCTGGGTAAATTCACCGGTGCGAACACCCTGGAAGTGGAAGGCGAAAACGGCAAAACCGTGATCAACTTCGACAACGCGATCATCGCGGCAGGTTCTCGCCCAATCGAACTGCCATTCATTCCACATGAAGATCCACGCGTGTGGGATTCCACCGATGCGCTGGAGCTGAAAACCGTTCCTGAGCGTCTGCTGGTTATGGGCGGCGGCATCATCGGTCTGGAAATGGGGACCGTGTACCATGCGCTGGGTTCAAAGATCGACGTGGTTGAAATGTTCGACCAGGTTATCCCGGCTGCCGACAAAGACATCGTTAAAGTCTTCACCAAACGCATCAGCAAGAAGTTCAACCTGATGCTGGAAACCAAAGTGACTGCCGTTGAAGCGAAAGAAGACGGTATTTACGTTTCCATGGAAGGCAAAAAAGCCCCATCCGAACCACAGCGTTACGACGCCGTGCTGGTGGCGATCGGTCGTGTGCCGAACGGTAAAAACCTCGACGCGGGCAAAGCTGGCGTGGAAGTGGACGACCGTGGCTTCATCCGCGTTGACAAACAGCTGCGCACCAACGTGCCGCACATCTTTGCTATCGGCGATATCGTCGGTCAGCCAATGCTGGCGCACAAAGGTGTTCACGAAGGTCACGTTGCCGCTGAAGTTATCGCTGGCATGAAGCATTACTTCGATCCGAAAGTGATCCCATCTATCGCCTACACCGAGCCAGAAGTGGCATGGGTCGGTCTGACCGAGAAAGAAGCGAAAGAGAAAGGCATCAGCTACGAAACCGCCACCTTCCCGTGGGCTGCTTCTGGCCGTGCTATCGCGTCCGACTGCGCAGACGGTATGACCAAACTGATCTTCGACAAAGAGACTCACCGTGTGATCGGTGGTGCGATTGTCGGTACCAACGGCGGCGAGCTGCTGGGTGAAATCGGTCTGGCTATCGAAATGGGCTGTGACGCGGAAGACATCGCGCTGACCATCCACGCTCACCCGACTCTGCACGAGTCCGTTGGCCTGGCGGCAGAAGTGTTTGAAGGTAGCATCACCGACCTGCCAAACGCGAAAGCGAAGAAGAAATAA